Proteins found in one archaeon BMS3Bbin15 genomic segment:
- a CDS encoding preprotein translocase subunit SecE, which translates to MAGVNIPYININLPTKAQFRAKMREWYRVMKLARKPRRNEFINVAKITGLGILVVGFLGFIIKLVSYYATLIVK; encoded by the coding sequence ATGGCAGGAGTAAATATTCCTTATATCAACATCAACTTGCCAACGAAGGCGCAGTTCAGGGCAAAGATGAGGGAATGGTATAGAGTTATGAAACTTGCCAGAAAGCCAAGAAGAAATGAATTTATAAATGTCGCAAAGATAACAGGGCTTGGTATACTTGTGGTTGGCTTTCTGGGATTCATTATAAAGCTTGTATCCTACTATGCTACACTTATTGTAAAGTAA
- a CDS encoding transcription antitermination protein NusG: MANIYAVKTTVGQERNVAEMLCRRAEKVNREAEELNREAEKLNREAEKVNREVEKLKLNREAEELNYKAEKEKYNVYSALVSNEIRGYILVEARDKTEIEKSLRGVSHSRGLVKGKIPFAEVEKFLEPKSIVTKVKQGDIVELISGPFRGEKARVVRVDQKKEKITVELFEATVPIPVTVDGESIRVIKKEVSEDETSG, translated from the coding sequence ATGGCAAACATTTATGCTGTTAAAACCACTGTAGGACAGGAGCGCAATGTAGCAGAGATGCTCTGCCGCAGAGCTGAAAAGGTTAACCGCGAGGCTGAGGAGCTCAACCGCGAAGCTGAGAAGCTCAACCGCGAAGCTGAGAAGGTTAACCGCGAAGTTGAGAAGCTCAAGCTCAACCGCGAAGCTGAAGAGCTCAACTACAAAGCTGAGAAGGAAAAATACAATGTGTACTCTGCACTGGTGTCCAATGAAATAAGGGGTTATATCCTGGTGGAAGCTCGGGATAAAACCGAGATAGAGAAGAGTCTTCGTGGAGTAAGTCATTCCAGAGGGCTGGTGAAAGGCAAAATACCCTTTGCAGAAGTTGAGAAGTTCCTTGAGCCCAAGTCTATAGTTACAAAGGTGAAACAGGGCGACATAGTCGAGCTTATCAGTGGCCCCTTCAGAGGTGAGAAGGCCAGAGTTGTCAGAGTTGACCAGAAAAAAGAGAAAATTACAGTTGAGCTTTTTGAAGCTACCGTACCCATACCTGTAACTGTTGATGGTGAAAGTATCAGAGTGATTAAAAAGGAGGTTTCAGAAGATGAAACAAGTGGTTGA